A region of the Clostridium estertheticum subsp. estertheticum genome:
AAAACTGTATATTCCTGCGGCACTCGATCCTAACATACTGTTTATCATTACAGTATCCACTGACTGCAGTATTACACCTGATAACAGATGCACAATTGCCGGTATAGATAATATTAAAGCATACTTCCAGTATTTAAAATTAATTAACTTTTTGCCTTTTCTCATTGCAATTATGTATAAAACTGTTCCATAAAGTACATAGACAATAAGTAACGAACCAATCCTACCATAATATTTATCTGTTTTAAAATTATATATAAGTACTATAGCCAAAACTGTATTTAAGATAGCATTACTTATTGATATTAGTAAAAATTTCTTATACTTATATTCAGCATTTAATTTTGCATTTGAAAAATCCACAATAAAACCAAAAAAACTTTGAATGATAAGACACATAACTAATATAGAATTTAAATTAATAATATTACCTATTTGCTTTTTAAATATAAATGCAAATATAAACCATAAAATAGCAAACAGTGTAGCTAAAAAAAGTATAGAGGAGGTAAACTCATCATACTTTTCTTTAAAATCCACTTTTGCATTATTAACTGTAGCTACAAGTCCCAATGTAATTAAAGTTGTAAAAACGGAAAGCCATGTAGTATATACATTAACTATTCCAAAACCAGTAGTACCAAGCATACGCGTAAAAATAGGCATAGTTATAAATGAAATACCTTGAACAAAAAATGTTCCTATAGTAAACCATATCCCGCTTTTCACTAATCTGCTCTGGTACAGCTTTTTCAAAAAATCTATGTTCATATCTGTCTCCTATCCACCTACCATCACCTCTGGTGCGGTTAATCATCCCCTCTGGTGCTGTTAATCATCACCTCTGGTGCTGTTAATCATCATCATCTTTTGCTCCATTAAAAAGCAAGAAATAACAAAGTTATTTCTTGGAGTTTTTTATTAGTTCACATACTGCTTTTATGTCCTCTTTTTTAAGTCCTACAGAACTTGGAAGATTTATTCCCCTTGCGTAAAGTTCATTTGTAACAGTTAAATCGCCATGTCTACTCCCCTTATATGGAGGCATATCATGGATAGGCATAAAGAAAGGTCTCGCCTCTATTTTATCTGCATTTAATTTTTGTATAAGTTCATCACGAGTTATACCATATTCATCTTCAACTAGAATTGAATATAACCAGTAACAGTTTTCTACATTTTCTCTTTCAGCTGGCAATGTAATTCCTTTAATTTCACCTAGAAGCTGGTTATAATAAGTTGCATTTTCTCTTTTAGTTTTTAAATACTCTTTAACATTTTCAAGTTGAGCTACTCCAAATGCAGCTAAAAGATTTGGCATTCTCATATTGTATCCTATTTCCGAATGGTAAAACGCCTTATTGTCAGTAACCACTTTTGTTTGAGTAGATAAGAATTTTGCTCTTTCGCCATATTCTAAATTGTTAGTTACAAACATTCCACCTGCTCCAGTAGTTATAAGCTTATTTCCATTAAAACTAAAACAACCTATATCACCTATTGTTCCTGCCATTTTACCATTGCAAGTAGATCCTAGCGATTCTGTTGCATCTTCTATAACAAATAGATTATGTTTTTTTGCTATTTGCATTACTTTAACCATGTCTACAGGATGACCATAAATATGTACTGGCATTATAGCCTTTGTTTTAGGTGTTATTAACTCTTCTATTTTAGAAACATCCATAACAAATGTGTCACGACATACATCTACAAATACAGGTTCAGCTCCTACATATTTTATTGTATTAACTGGAGATATAAATGTAAGCGATGGAACTATAACCTCATCCCCTGCTCCTATTCCAAGAGTTAATAATGCAAGTTGAAGTGCTGCTGTACCATTCATTGTAACTACAGCACTTTTGCTACCAACATATTCACTAAATTTATCTTCAAATAAATTAACATAACTTCCTACTGAAGATACCCAATTAGTATCTATGCAGTCTTTAACATATTTGAGTTCATTTCCTCTAATCTCTGGTATACATAAAGGTATAATAATAAAAACCTCCTACTTTTTTTAACGTTATTCTTTTGTTAAATCATCACCTGCGGTGCTGCAAATTAACGACTTCAGAAGGAGATTTTAGACTCCAACTAAAGATTTTTATTTGTTATAACATGTAACTCCCCCTTATGGAAAAGGGAGACTTTCCTTCTGAAATGTCGTTAAACATTGTATATGTCTGTTTTAAAATATTGCATGTTATTTCTTATCCACTCTACTGTTGCGCAAAGACCCTCGTCTATATTGTAATTGGGCTTCCAGCCTGTTAGTTCCTTTATTTTAGTGTTATCAGCCCATAGTCTATTAACTTCACTATTTGTAGGTCTTAATCTCTCATCATCACAAATAATTTTTACGTCTTTACCTATTATTTTTATTATTTTTTTAACTGTTTCTCCTATAGTTATTTCATAGTTTGAACCAGCATTTATAACTTCACCAATAGTCTTTTTACTTTCTGCTATTTTTATGAATGCTTCAGCAGTGTCTTTAACAAAGTTAAAGTCCCTAGTTGGCGTTAAACTTCCAAGTTTAATTTCTGTTTTTCCTGCGAGTATTTGTGATATTATTGTTGGAATTACAGCTCTTGCAGATTGTCTTGGTCCATAAGTATTAAATGGTCTAATAGTTGCTATAGGCATATTAAAACTTTTATAGTAACTTTCTGCCATTTTGTCTGCTCCTATTTTTGATGCTGAATATGGAGATTGACCTTGCATTGGATGTTTCTCATCAATTGGTACATAAAGGGCTGTACCATAAGTTTCAGACGTGGATGTATGTACAATTT
Encoded here:
- a CDS encoding oligosaccharide flippase family protein, whose product is MNIDFLKKLYQSRLVKSGIWFTIGTFFVQGISFITMPIFTRMLGTTGFGIVNVYTTWLSVFTTLITLGLVATVNNAKVDFKEKYDEFTSSILFLATLFAILWFIFAFIFKKQIGNIINLNSILVMCLIIQSFFGFIVDFSNAKLNAEYKYKKFLLISISNAILNTVLAIVLIYNFKTDKYYGRIGSLLIVYVLYGTVLYIIAMRKGKKLINFKYWKYALILSIPAIVHLLSGVILQSVDTVMINSMLGSSAAGIYSFAYKIGMIMYIVWLASNKAWVPWFYENMKEKNYDDIRLKIKYYIALFSVMGFVLIFISPEIGKLMGTKDFYQGLDYVPLIMVGYYFQFLYSIPANLEFYTKNTKLLSLGTLIAALTNVVLNYIMIPRYGAVAATWTTIISYIILFLYHYFISLRIFDVRIYNFKPFAYGIISIVLSSVMFYIVKNNLILRYGILIVTLIVLGYQIQKISRKLVKK
- a CDS encoding LegC family aminotransferase; this translates as MIPLCIPEIRGNELKYVKDCIDTNWVSSVGSYVNLFEDKFSEYVGSKSAVVTMNGTAALQLALLTLGIGAGDEVIVPSLTFISPVNTIKYVGAEPVFVDVCRDTFVMDVSKIEELITPKTKAIMPVHIYGHPVDMVKVMQIAKKHNLFVIEDATESLGSTCNGKMAGTIGDIGCFSFNGNKLITTGAGGMFVTNNLEYGERAKFLSTQTKVVTDNKAFYHSEIGYNMRMPNLLAAFGVAQLENVKEYLKTKRENATYYNQLLGEIKGITLPAERENVENCYWLYSILVEDEYGITRDELIQKLNADKIEARPFFMPIHDMPPYKGSRHGDLTVTNELYARGINLPSSVGLKKEDIKAVCELIKNSKK
- a CDS encoding NAD-dependent 4,6-dehydratase LegB, which produces MNWQGKKVLITGAEGFIGSHLTERLVELGADVTALAQYNSFNNWGWIDTFDKKTKDSIKVVTGDIREYDGMKRIIKGQEVVFHLAALIAIPYSYLSPMAYVRTNVEGTTNVLEACREYDVEKIVHTSTSETYGTALYVPIDEKHPMQGQSPYSASKIGADKMAESYYKSFNMPIATIRPFNTYGPRQSARAVIPTIISQILAGKTEIKLGSLTPTRDFNFVKDTAEAFIKIAESKKTIGEVINAGSNYEITIGETVKKIIKIIGKDVKIICDDERLRPTNSEVNRLWADNTKIKELTGWKPNYNIDEGLCATVEWIRNNMQYFKTDIYNV